One region of Strigops habroptila isolate Jane chromosome 11, bStrHab1.2.pri, whole genome shotgun sequence genomic DNA includes:
- the LOC115614470 gene encoding psoriasis susceptibility 1 candidate gene 2 protein homolog — MSAPALRSSPDHVPQGNGTSRQAQATPRRSRETAAARRRAHVPRGVRDPPEEEEDEEEPPPPRPEGASRVTPRPLPPRGSPRYLRPGGERPFPAGCRYPSLRSDTLPVPRYRGSARPRCDPPRLLYLSALPPQLHHVLAVY, encoded by the coding sequence ATGTCCGCTCCAGCGCTCCGTAGCTCGCCTGATCACGTCCCGCAGGGGAACGGGACGAGCCGGCAGGCTCAAGCCACTCCCCGGCGCTCTCGCGAGacggcggcggcgcggcggagGGCGCACGTGCCGCGCGGGGTGCGGGACCCaccggaggaggaggaggacgaggaggagccgccgccgccgcggcctgAAGGGGCCTCCCGGGTAACGCCGCGCCCGCTGCCGCCCCGGGGCTCCCCCCGCTACCTTCGTCCCGGTGGCGAGCGGCCTTTCCCCGCCGGCTGCCGGTATCCTTCCCTCCGCTCCGACACCCTCCCTGTCCCCCGGTACCGCGGCTCTGCCCGCCCGCGCTGTGATCCCCCTCGCCTCTTGTACCTCAGCGCCCTTCCTCCTCAGCTCCACCATGTCTTGGCTG